A stretch of Prionailurus bengalensis isolate Pbe53 chromosome E4, Fcat_Pben_1.1_paternal_pri, whole genome shotgun sequence DNA encodes these proteins:
- the CNTN2 gene encoding contactin-2, with the protein MLTMGTPTRRKSHLLLLLLVTVALVSSPAWSSARGSPATFGPVFEDQPLGLLFPEESTEEKVTLACRARASPPATYRWKMNGTEMKLVPGSRHQLVGGNLVIMNPTKAQDAGVYQCLASNPVGTIVSREAVLRFGFLQEFSKEERDPVKTHEGWGVMLPCNPPAHYPGLSYRWLLNEFPNFIPTDGRHFVSQTTGNLYIARTNASDLGNYSCLATSHMDFSTKSVFSKFAQLNLAAEDTRLFAPSIKARFPAETYALVGQQVTLECFAFGNPVPQIKWRKVDGSLSPQWATAEPTLQIPSVAFEDEGTYECEAENSKGRDTVQGRIIVQAQPEWLKVISDMEADIGSNLRWGCAAAGKPRPTVRWLRNGEPLASQNRVEVLAGDLRFSKLSLEDSGMYQCVAENKHGTIYASAELAVQALAPDFRLNPVKRLIPAARGGEIVIPCQPRAAPKAVVLWSKGTEILVNSSRVTVTPDGTLIIRNISRSDEGKYTCFAENFMGKANSTGILSVRDATKITLAPSSADVNLGDSLTLQCHASHDPTMDLTFIWTLDDFPIDVDKPGGHYRRASVKETVGDLTILNAQLRHGGKYTCMAQTVVDSASKEATVLVRGPPGPPGGVVVRNIGDTTVQLSWSRGFDNHSPIAKYTLQARTPPAGKWKQVRTNPANIEGNAETAQVLGLTPWMDYEFRVLASNILGTGEPSGPSSKIRTKEAAPSVAPSGLSGGGGAPGELIVNWTPMSREYQNGDGFGYLLSFRRQGSTSWQTARVPGADSRHFVYSNDSVQPYTPFEVKIRSYNRRGDGPESLTTLVHSAEEEPRVAPTKVWAKGVSSSEMNVTWEPVQQDMNGILLGYEIRYWKAGDKEAAADRVRTAGLDTSARVTGLHPNTKYHVTVRAYNRAGTGPASPSANATTMKPPPQRPPGNISWTFSSSSLSIKWDPVVPLRNESAVTGYKMLYQNDLHPTPTLHLTSKNWIEIAVPEDIGHALVQIRTTGPGGDGIPAEVHIVRNGGTSMMVENSAIRPAPRPGAILSPSVAMLVLIGYLEL; encoded by the exons CTTGGAGTTCAGCCCGGGGATCCCCGGCCACTTTTGGGCCAGTCTTTGAAGATCAGCCCCTTGGTCTGCTATTCCCGGAGGAATCCACTGAGGAGAAGGTGACGCTGGCGTGCCGTGCCCGGGCCAGCCCTCCGGCCACCTATAG GTGGAAGATGAACGGTACCGAGATGAAGTTGGTGCCGGGTTCCCGCCACCAGCTGGTAGGGGGCAACCTGGTCATCATGAACCCCACCAAGGCACAGGACGCCGGCGTCTACCAGTGCCTGGCCTCCAACCCAGTGGGCACCATCGTCAGCAGGGAGGCTGTGCTCCGCTTCGGCT TTCTGCAGGAGTTCTCCAAGGAGGAGAGAGACCCAGTGAAAACCCACGAAGGCTGGGGGGTGATGTTGCCCTGTAACCCACCTGCCCACTACCCAG GCCTGTCCTACCGCTGGCTCCTCAACGAGTTCCCCAACTTCATCCCGACGGACGGGCGTCACTTCGTGTCCCAGACCACGGGGAACCTGTACATTGCCCGGACCAACGCCTCAGACCTGGGCAACTACTCCTGCCTGGCCACCAGCCACATGGACTTCTCCACCAAGAGCGTCTTCAGCAAGTTCGCTCAACTCAACCTGGCTGCTGAAG acACCAGGCTCTTTGCACCCAGCATCAAGGCCCGGTTCCCGGCAGAGACCTACGCGCTGGTAGGACAGCAGGTCACCCTGGAGTGCTTCGCCTTTGGGAA CCCTGTCCCTCAGATCAAGTGGCGTAAAGTGGACGGCTCCTTGTCCCCCCAGTGGGCCACGGCCGAGCCCACCCTGCAGATACCGAGCGTCGCCTTCGAGGATGAGGGCACCTATGAGTGTGAGGCGGAGAACTCCAAGGGCCGCGACACCGTCCAGGGCCGCATCATCGTGCAGG CTCAGCCCGAGTGGCTCAAGGTGATCTCAGACATGGAGGCTGACATTGGTTCCAACCTCCGTTGGGGCTGTGCGGCGGCCGGCAAGCCCCGGCCCACGGTGCGCTGGCTGCGGAATGGGGAGCCTCTGGCCTCCCAG AACCGTGTAGAGGTGCTGGCTGGGGACCTGCGCTTCTCCAAGCTGAGTCTGGAAGACTCGGGCATGTACCAGTGCGTGGCAGAGAACAAGCACGGCACCATCTACGCCAGCGCGGAGCTGGCCGTGCAAG CACTGGCCCCCGACTTCAGGCTGAACCCTGTAAAGCGTCTGATCCCCGCGGCCCGCGGGGGAGAGATCGTTATCCCCTGCCAGCCCCGGGCGGCCCCGAAGGCTGTGGTGCTCTGGAGCAAAGGCACCGAGATTCTGGTCAACAGCAGCAG AGTGACCGTAACTCCGGATGGCACCTTGATCATAAGAAACATCAGTCGGTCAGACGAAGGCAAATACACCTGCTTTGCTGAGAATTTCATGGGCAAAGCCAACAGCACGGGCATTCTGTCTGTGCGAG ATGCAACCAAGATCACTTTGGCCCCCTCGAGTGCTGATGTCAACTTGGGGGACAGCCTGACCCTGCAGTGCCACGCCTCCCACGACCCCACCATGGACCTCACCTTCATCTGGACCCTGGATGACTTCCCCATCGACGTGGATAAGCCTGGGGGTCACTACCGGAGGGCCAGTGTG AAGGAGACAGTTGGGGATCTGACCATCCTGAATGCCCAGCTGCGCCACGGCGGGAAGTACACGTGCATGGCCCAGACGGTGGTGGACAGTGCGTCCAAGGAGGCCACAGTCCTGGTCCGAG GTCCACCGGGTCCCCCAGGAGGTGTGGTGGTGAGGAACATTGGCGACACCACCGTCCAGCTCAGCTGGAGCCGAGGCTTTGACAACCACAGCCCCATTGCCAAGTACACCCTGCAAGCTCGCACTCCACCTGCCGGGAAGTGGAAGCAGGTTCGGACCA ATCCCGCCAACATCGAGGGCAATGCCGAGACCGCCCAGGTGCTGGGCCTCACACCCTGGATGGACTACGAGTTCCGGGTCTTAGCCAGCAACATCCTGGGCACTGGGGAACCCAGTGGGCCCTCCAGCAAAATCCGGACCAAGGAAGCAG CCCCCTCAGTGGCACCCTCAGGACTCAGCGGAGGGGGTGGAGCCCCCGGAGAGCTCATCGTCAACTGGACG CCCATGTCGCGGGAGTACCAGAACGGAGACGGCTTCGGCTACCTGCTGTCCTTCCGCAGGCAGGGCAGCACCAGCTGGCAGACCGCCCGGGTGCCTGGCGCCGACTCCCGGCACTTCGTCTACAGCAATGACAGCGTCCAGCCCTACACGCCCTTCGAGGTCAAGATCCGCAGCTACAACCGCCGCGGGGATGGGCCCGAGAGCCTCACCACGCTGGTGCACTCTGCTGAGGAAG AGCCCAGGGTGGCCCCTACCAAGGTCTGGGCCAAGGGGGTCTCATCCTCAGAGATGAACGTGACTTGGGAACCCGTGCAGCAAGACATGAATGGCATCCTCCTGGGGTACGAG ATCCGCTACTGGAAAGCCGGGGACAAGGAAGCAGCTGCTGACCGAGTGAGGACAGCAGGGCTGGACACCAGTGCCCGAGTCACCGGCCTGCACCCCAACACCAAGTACCATGTGACCGTGCGGGCCTACAACAGGGCAGGCACCGGGCCCGCCAGCCCTTCCGCCAACGCCACCACCATGAAGCCCC CTCCACAGCGGCCTCCTGGCAACATCTCCTGGACTTTCTCAAGCTCGAGTCTTAGTATCAAGTGGGACCCTGTGGTTCCTCTCCGAAATGAGTCTGCGGTCACTGGCTATAAG ATGCTCTACCAGAATGACTTACACCCAACTCCCACGCTTCACCTCACCAGCAAGAACTGGATAGAAATCGCAGTTCCTGAAGACATCGGCCATGCCCTAGTACAGATTCGGACCACGGGACCTGGAGGGGACGGGATCCCGGCCGAAGTCCACATCGTGAGGAATGGAG GCACAAGCATGATGGTGGAGAACTCCGCAATCCGCCCGGCCCCGCGTCCCGGTGCCATCCTCTCCCCGTCCGTGGCAATGCTGGTCCTCATAGGCTACCTGGAGCTCTGA